Proteins co-encoded in one Polynucleobacter sp. MG-6-Vaara-E2 genomic window:
- the def gene encoding peptide deformylase has protein sequence MAILTVLCYPDPRLHKIAKPVEQVDARIKKIVADMADTMYDAPGVGLAATQVDIHERIVVIDVSDEQNELRVFINPEITWASSEKKSWREGCLSVPEFYDEVERPAQIKVKALDLEGKTFEIEADGLLAVCLQHELDHLQGKVFVEYLSLLKRNRISQKLKKRAKELEGQR, from the coding sequence ATGGCTATATTGACGGTTCTTTGTTACCCCGATCCACGTCTCCACAAAATTGCAAAACCTGTGGAGCAGGTAGATGCGCGTATAAAAAAAATTGTGGCTGATATGGCCGACACAATGTATGACGCACCAGGAGTTGGTCTGGCCGCAACACAGGTGGACATTCATGAGCGCATAGTCGTGATTGATGTTTCTGATGAGCAAAACGAGTTGAGAGTCTTTATTAATCCTGAAATTACTTGGGCAAGCTCAGAGAAAAAATCTTGGCGCGAAGGCTGTCTTTCTGTGCCTGAGTTTTATGATGAGGTTGAGCGACCCGCACAAATAAAAGTGAAGGCTTTAGACCTTGAAGGTAAGACTTTTGAAATCGAGGCTGATGGATTGTTGGCTGTGTGCTTGCAGCATGAGCTCGATCATTTGCAAGGAAAAGTATTTGTTGAATATCTTTCCTTGCTAAAGCGCAATCGCATCTCACAGAAACTGAAAAAACGCGCCAAAGAATTAGAAGGTCAGCGCTAA
- the fmt gene encoding methionyl-tRNA formyltransferase, whose translation MKIVFAGTPEFAAQAMRAIHDAGHEIVMALTQPDRRAGRGMHLQASPVKEFALEKGIPVLQPETLKRNSVDPQKKIQAQEAYDRLAQTDFDAMVVVAYGLILPQEILDIAERPGRHGSFNIHASLLPRWRGAAPIQRAIESGDQKTGVCIMQMDSGLDTGDTVLVEELQIAAAETSASLHDRLAELGAKLIVNVLTELGGGKKLIRTPQSNVGVCYAEKILKVEAEIDWSQDATQIDAQIRAFNPFPGATSSLSGMAVKLWNSRAVKDVSGRSAEPGKVLGFSEHGVYIQCGSGVVEVLEMQKPGGKRMNAKTCLQTFDVDEQLFCFQKKAE comes from the coding sequence ATGAAAATTGTCTTTGCCGGTACCCCTGAGTTTGCAGCGCAGGCAATGCGAGCCATTCACGATGCTGGTCATGAAATTGTTATGGCACTTACTCAGCCAGATCGCCGTGCGGGCAGGGGCATGCACCTACAAGCTAGCCCGGTTAAAGAGTTTGCTTTGGAAAAAGGTATTCCGGTATTGCAGCCAGAGACGCTAAAACGTAACAGCGTTGATCCACAGAAAAAGATACAAGCACAAGAGGCATACGATCGACTGGCTCAAACAGATTTTGATGCCATGGTAGTGGTTGCTTATGGATTGATATTGCCGCAAGAAATTTTAGATATCGCCGAGCGCCCAGGAAGGCATGGCAGCTTTAATATTCACGCCTCACTCTTGCCTCGTTGGAGAGGGGCTGCACCGATTCAGCGCGCTATAGAATCTGGTGATCAGAAAACAGGCGTGTGCATTATGCAAATGGATTCAGGCCTTGATACTGGCGACACAGTTTTGGTAGAAGAGCTTCAGATTGCTGCTGCTGAAACCAGCGCAAGCTTACATGACAGATTAGCCGAGTTGGGTGCGAAGTTAATCGTAAATGTACTCACTGAACTAGGTGGCGGCAAAAAGTTGATTCGCACTCCACAATCAAATGTGGGAGTTTGCTATGCAGAGAAAATTCTAAAAGTTGAGGCGGAGATTGATTGGAGTCAAGACGCTACTCAAATTGATGCTCAGATTAGAGCATTCAACCCCTTTCCTGGTGCCACATCTAGCTTGAGCGGCATGGCCGTAAAGCTTTGGAATTCACGTGCTGTTAAAGATGTCTCTGGCAGATCGGCGGAGCCAGGCAAGGTACTTGGGTTTAGCGAGCACGGCGTTTATATTCAATGTGGTTCTGGCGTAGTTGAGGTGCTCGAGATGCAAAAGCCCGGAGGCAAAAGAATGAATGCAAAAACCTGTTTGCAAACATTTGATGTCGATGAACAATTATTCTGTTTTCAGAAAAAGGCAGAGTGA
- the dprA gene encoding DNA-processing protein DprA: MRGDSNYPERLNDLYDPPACLYINGDITLLKEPMVAIVGSRKSSAQGLTHSHYFAQSLSKAGATVISGLAKGIDGAAHRASLGIGSKTLAVCGTGLDITYPKEHLALAHAISNHGLLVSEFAPGTGPKAFHFPRRNRLIAALALGVLVIEAAEKSGSLITARLAAELGREVFALPGPINDPLFTGCNELIQQGAKLTRSPKDVLEELTFHQKHHLNWF; this comes from the coding sequence ATGCGAGGGGACAGCAACTATCCCGAACGACTTAATGATCTTTATGACCCTCCAGCCTGCCTATATATAAATGGGGATATAACGCTTCTAAAAGAGCCAATGGTTGCAATCGTGGGCTCACGCAAATCTAGCGCTCAAGGTCTCACCCATTCTCATTACTTTGCTCAATCGCTTTCTAAGGCGGGCGCCACAGTGATATCTGGGCTGGCAAAGGGCATTGATGGGGCGGCACACCGCGCTAGCCTTGGCATCGGATCAAAGACGCTAGCTGTCTGCGGAACCGGGCTAGATATCACTTATCCCAAAGAGCATCTGGCGCTAGCCCATGCCATCAGCAATCATGGGCTTCTGGTATCGGAGTTTGCGCCCGGAACAGGCCCAAAGGCATTTCATTTTCCGCGGCGCAACCGCCTCATTGCAGCCCTAGCGCTAGGGGTTTTAGTCATAGAGGCAGCCGAAAAGTCGGGGTCACTAATCACCGCTCGCTTAGCAGCCGAGCTTGGCAGAGAGGTTTTTGCACTACCTGGCCCCATTAATGACCCGCTTTTTACTGGTTGCAACGAACTCATCCAGCAGGGTGCCAAATTAACCCGAAGCCCAAAAGACGTTCTGGAAGAGCTCACTTTTCACCAAAAACACCATTTAAATTGGTTTTAA
- a CDS encoding DNA topoisomerase III encodes MAKASTKSSSKTSSVDHPKALIIAEKPSVANDIAKALGGFTKYEDYFESDDFLVSSAVGHLLEIAAPEEYDVKRGKWSFANLPVVPPYFDLRPIAKTESRLKVLQKLIKRKDVTSLINACDAGREGELIFRLIAQHAKASQTVKRLWLQSMTPAAIRDGFASLRTDDEMQPLADAARCRSEADWLVGINGTRAMTAFNSKSGGFFLTTVGRVQTPTLSIVVEREELIRKFVSKDYWEVKAEFIAAAGVYEGRWFEPKFKKDVTEPDARENRLWSEAAAQSIVAACRGKKATVSEEAKPATQLAPQLFDLTSLQREANARFGFSAKNTLGLAQALYERHKVLTYPRTDAKALPEDYLDTVKQTMENLAEHSQEYRPFAKQILQGDPKDPKAKAGYGWIKPNKRIFDNSKISDHFAIIPTLETPKTLSEPEAKLYDLVVRRFLAVFYPAAEFRVTTRITEASGHHFKTEGRVLVNPGWLTVYGKSNQADDELVPVQEGETVQTESVVAVPLKTKPPARYTEATLLSAMESAGKWVDDDEMREAMAEKGLGTPATRAAIIEGLLAEKYIVREARELIPTAKAFQLMTLLRGLDVEELTRPDLTGSWENKLSLIEQGKMNRDTFMQEIAQMTQRIVKRAKEYDSDTIPGDYATMTTPCPHCKGPVKENYRRFACEKCGFTISKTPGGRAFEYPEVEELLREKTIGPLQGFRSKMGRPFAAIIKLSEIPEDDKDYPNAGFKLEFDFGNTQDDETEAVDFTGRQALGVCPKCSGAVYEDGMRYVCENNTGPSKSCDFKTGKVVLQQEVSSEQIQKLLKEGKTDLMSNFKSNRTGRGFKAYLALGADGKIGFEFEAKAPGAAKAPAKKRAGASAATKSVAKPKRASKAKSSSSS; translated from the coding sequence GTGGCTAAAGCATCTACCAAAAGCAGCTCCAAGACCTCCTCCGTGGATCACCCAAAGGCGTTGATCATTGCCGAAAAACCATCGGTAGCAAATGACATAGCAAAAGCCTTGGGCGGGTTTACCAAATATGAGGACTACTTTGAAAGCGATGACTTCTTAGTTTCCTCGGCGGTAGGTCATTTATTAGAAATAGCCGCCCCAGAGGAATATGACGTTAAACGCGGCAAATGGTCGTTTGCAAACCTGCCGGTTGTTCCACCTTATTTTGATTTACGTCCAATTGCAAAAACAGAGTCCCGCCTAAAGGTGCTCCAAAAACTCATTAAGCGCAAAGACGTGACATCTCTCATTAATGCGTGTGACGCGGGACGTGAGGGCGAGCTTATTTTCAGGTTGATTGCACAACACGCCAAAGCTTCACAAACCGTTAAACGACTTTGGTTGCAATCAATGACGCCTGCCGCCATTCGCGATGGTTTTGCAAGCCTACGAACCGATGATGAAATGCAACCTCTCGCAGATGCTGCTCGTTGTCGTTCCGAAGCCGATTGGCTAGTGGGCATTAATGGCACGCGCGCCATGACAGCATTTAACAGCAAGAGTGGCGGCTTCTTTTTAACAACCGTGGGGCGCGTTCAAACGCCAACTCTCTCGATTGTTGTTGAACGTGAAGAGCTTATCCGTAAATTTGTTTCAAAAGACTACTGGGAAGTAAAGGCAGAATTTATCGCTGCTGCTGGAGTGTATGAGGGGCGTTGGTTTGAGCCGAAATTTAAGAAGGATGTTACCGAGCCAGATGCTCGTGAAAATCGTCTCTGGAGTGAGGCTGCGGCACAAAGCATTGTTGCGGCCTGTCGCGGAAAAAAGGCAACCGTTAGTGAGGAAGCAAAACCAGCCACTCAACTTGCTCCACAACTTTTTGATTTGACTAGCTTGCAGCGTGAAGCAAATGCACGCTTTGGCTTTTCTGCAAAGAATACTTTGGGGCTTGCGCAAGCACTTTACGAGCGCCATAAAGTATTGACATATCCTCGTACAGATGCAAAAGCATTACCTGAAGATTATTTAGATACCGTTAAACAGACGATGGAGAATCTTGCAGAGCACTCGCAGGAATATCGTCCGTTTGCAAAGCAAATTTTGCAAGGCGACCCAAAGGATCCGAAAGCAAAAGCAGGTTATGGTTGGATTAAACCAAATAAACGCATTTTCGATAACTCTAAGATTTCAGACCACTTTGCGATTATTCCAACCTTAGAAACGCCTAAGACTTTGAGTGAGCCAGAGGCAAAGTTATATGACCTCGTTGTGCGTCGCTTTTTGGCGGTTTTTTATCCCGCAGCCGAATTCCGGGTCACCACACGCATTACCGAAGCCTCCGGTCATCACTTCAAAACTGAAGGCCGTGTTCTTGTAAACCCCGGCTGGCTAACCGTATACGGCAAATCCAATCAAGCTGATGATGAATTAGTACCAGTGCAAGAAGGTGAAACCGTTCAAACAGAGTCAGTTGTTGCTGTTCCACTTAAAACCAAACCACCTGCACGCTACACAGAAGCAACCTTGCTCTCTGCCATGGAGAGCGCTGGTAAATGGGTTGACGACGACGAAATGCGTGAGGCGATGGCGGAGAAGGGGCTTGGAACACCAGCAACCCGAGCAGCCATCATAGAAGGCTTATTGGCTGAAAAATATATTGTGCGTGAAGCACGTGAACTGATTCCAACCGCAAAAGCATTCCAATTAATGACTTTATTGCGCGGCCTAGATGTTGAAGAATTAACGCGCCCCGACTTAACTGGTAGCTGGGAAAACAAGTTATCGCTCATTGAGCAAGGCAAGATGAATCGCGATACCTTCATGCAAGAAATTGCTCAAATGACGCAGCGTATTGTGAAACGCGCCAAAGAATATGACAGCGATACCATCCCAGGTGACTATGCCACGATGACCACGCCGTGCCCGCACTGTAAGGGCCCTGTAAAAGAAAACTATCGTCGTTTTGCATGTGAAAAATGTGGTTTTACGATCAGCAAAACGCCGGGTGGTCGCGCTTTTGAATATCCCGAAGTAGAAGAACTGTTGCGCGAAAAAACAATTGGGCCTCTGCAAGGATTCCGCAGCAAAATGGGTCGCCCATTTGCAGCGATCATCAAGCTATCTGAAATTCCAGAAGACGACAAAGACTATCCAAATGCAGGCTTCAAGTTGGAGTTTGATTTTGGTAACACTCAAGATGATGAAACTGAAGCGGTTGATTTCACGGGTCGTCAAGCTCTTGGTGTTTGTCCAAAATGCTCTGGTGCTGTTTACGAAGATGGCATGCGCTATGTATGCGAAAACAATACTGGTCCAAGTAAATCGTGTGACTTCAAAACTGGTAAGGTCGTTTTACAACAAGAAGTTTCAAGCGAGCAAATTCAGAAGTTGTTAAAAGAGGGTAAAACCGACCTCATGAGCAACTTCAAATCAAACCGCACTGGGCGTGGCTTTAAGGCCTACCTGGCTCTGGGCGCTGATGGAAAAATTGGTTTTGAATTTGAAGCTAAAGCGCCCGGCGCAGCTAAGGCGCCTGCTAAAAAGCGTGCTGGCGCAAGTGCCGCAACCAAGTCTGTTGCAAAACCCAAGCGCGCAAGCAAAGCAAAATCATCCTCTAGCAGTTGA